A portion of the Micromonospora vinacea genome contains these proteins:
- a CDS encoding 3-hydroxyacyl-CoA dehydrogenase NAD-binding domain-containing protein, with translation MTNTIRYDRGADGIVTLTLDDPTQSANTMNRAYAASMSAALDRLEAEPDLAGVIVTSAKSTFFAGGDLPEMIRATRDDAPALADLLGTIKRDLRRLETLGRPVVAAVNGSALGGGLEIALACHHRIALDAPDSRLGLPEVTLGLLPGAGGVTRTVRMLGLAGALTTVLLTGRRMRPADALSAGLVDEVVATPTELLEHARAWIAANPHPAQPWDRPDYRMPGGTPASRSLAAQLPAFPATLRKQLKGARLPAPEAILAAAVEGAQVDLETALTVETRHLIGLLTGQVAKNMIGAFFFDLKAVNGGAARPADVEAPPARRVAVLGAGMMGAGIAYACASAGLDVVVKDVTPEAAGRAREHVERLLARKVRKGRATEADARAVLGRITTTDQVDALAGCDAVIEAVFEDPALKQQVFAEVLPVLAPDALLASNTSTLPITALATGVDRPADFIGMHFFSPVDRMPLLEIVVGERTGDVALARAFDLGRRIGKTPIVVNDGRGFFTSRVIGQFIDEAVGMVAEGVPAASVEQAALQAGYPTGPLALADEVSLTLIQRIRRQFEAASDEFRPLPAHRLVDELVDAYDRPGRAAGRGFYSYDDGTRGRLWSGLADLTTDAGRAVPFTDLQERMLFAEALDALRCLDEGVLRTETDANIGSIFGIGFPAWTGGVIRYVRQYAGGPAGFAARATELADRYGDRFTPPTDLVDRLAASADRPAQPADVA, from the coding sequence ATGACCAACACCATCCGGTACGACCGCGGCGCCGACGGCATCGTCACGCTCACCCTGGACGACCCCACCCAGTCCGCAAACACCATGAACCGGGCGTACGCCGCCTCGATGAGCGCGGCACTGGACCGGCTGGAGGCCGAGCCGGATCTCGCCGGAGTCATCGTGACCAGCGCGAAGTCGACGTTCTTCGCCGGCGGCGACCTGCCCGAGATGATCCGGGCCACCCGGGACGACGCGCCCGCGCTGGCCGACCTGCTCGGCACCATCAAACGGGACCTGCGCCGGCTGGAGACCCTGGGTCGGCCGGTGGTCGCCGCGGTCAACGGCTCCGCGCTCGGCGGTGGCCTGGAGATCGCGCTCGCCTGCCACCACCGGATCGCGCTGGACGCGCCCGACAGCCGGCTGGGGCTGCCCGAGGTGACCCTGGGTCTGCTGCCCGGGGCGGGCGGTGTCACCCGGACCGTACGGATGCTCGGCCTGGCCGGCGCGCTGACCACGGTGCTGCTCACCGGCCGGCGGATGCGCCCGGCCGACGCCCTGTCCGCCGGGCTGGTCGACGAGGTGGTCGCCACGCCGACGGAGCTGCTGGAACACGCCCGCGCCTGGATCGCGGCGAACCCGCACCCGGCACAGCCGTGGGACCGGCCGGACTATCGGATGCCGGGCGGCACCCCGGCCAGCCGCTCGCTGGCCGCGCAGCTGCCCGCCTTCCCGGCGACGCTGCGCAAACAGCTCAAGGGTGCCCGGCTGCCCGCGCCCGAGGCGATCCTGGCCGCCGCCGTCGAGGGCGCACAGGTCGACCTGGAGACCGCCCTGACAGTGGAGACCCGGCACCTGATCGGCCTGCTCACCGGGCAGGTCGCCAAGAACATGATCGGCGCGTTCTTCTTCGACCTGAAGGCCGTCAACGGTGGCGCGGCCCGACCTGCCGATGTGGAGGCCCCACCGGCACGCCGGGTGGCGGTGCTCGGGGCCGGCATGATGGGCGCGGGCATCGCGTACGCCTGCGCCAGCGCCGGGTTGGACGTCGTGGTCAAGGACGTCACGCCGGAGGCCGCCGGCCGGGCCCGGGAGCACGTCGAACGGTTGCTGGCCCGCAAGGTACGCAAGGGCCGCGCCACCGAGGCGGACGCCCGCGCCGTGCTGGGCCGGATCACCACCACCGACCAGGTGGACGCCCTCGCCGGCTGCGACGCGGTCATCGAGGCGGTCTTCGAGGACCCGGCGCTGAAGCAGCAGGTCTTCGCCGAGGTGCTGCCCGTGCTGGCGCCCGACGCGTTGCTCGCCTCCAACACCTCCACCCTGCCGATCACCGCCCTGGCCACCGGGGTGGACCGGCCGGCGGACTTCATCGGCATGCACTTCTTCTCCCCGGTGGACCGGATGCCGTTGCTGGAGATCGTGGTGGGTGAGCGGACCGGGGACGTGGCACTGGCTCGGGCCTTCGACCTGGGTCGGCGGATCGGCAAGACCCCGATCGTGGTCAACGACGGCCGGGGCTTCTTCACCAGCCGGGTGATCGGCCAGTTCATCGACGAGGCGGTCGGCATGGTCGCCGAGGGTGTCCCCGCCGCGTCGGTGGAGCAGGCCGCTCTTCAGGCCGGCTACCCGACCGGGCCGCTGGCGTTGGCCGACGAGGTCAGTCTCACGCTGATCCAGCGGATCCGCCGCCAGTTCGAGGCGGCCAGCGACGAGTTCCGGCCCCTGCCGGCGCACCGCCTGGTGGACGAGCTGGTCGACGCGTACGACCGGCCGGGGCGTGCCGCCGGGCGCGGCTTCTACTCCTACGACGACGGCACCCGGGGCCGGCTGTGGTCCGGTCTCGCCGACCTGACCACCGACGCGGGTCGGGCGGTGCCGTTCACCGACCTCCAGGAGCGGATGCTCTTCGCCGAGGCGCTGGACGCGCTGCGCTGCCTCGACGAGGGGGTGCTGCGCACCGAGACCGACGCCAACATCGGCTCGATCTTCGGCATCGGCTTCCCCGCCTGGACGGGAGGGGTGATCCGCTACGTCCGGCAGTACGCGGGCGGCCCGGCCGGCTTCGCGGCCCGTGCCACCGAACTGGCCGACCGCTATGGCGACCGGTTCACACCCCCCACCGACCTGGTCGACCGGCTCGCCGCCTCGGCCGACCGCCCCGCCCAGCCGGCGGACGTCGCGTGA
- a CDS encoding DUF2243 domain-containing protein, which produces MVDSSLPRAPTADVRSSTLVGVLIGIAIMAAVDEIVFHQLLAWHHFYDRSTPSVALLSDGLLHAAEVTALVGGFFWFADLRRRSALSSRLAWGGFLLGAGGFQLFDGVVDHKVLRLHQIRYGVHLLPYDVLWIASGAVLLLAGVVVLWWARSRRPGAGPR; this is translated from the coding sequence GTGGTCGATTCGAGCCTGCCGAGGGCACCTACCGCCGACGTCCGTTCCTCCACCCTCGTTGGCGTCCTGATCGGCATCGCGATCATGGCCGCGGTCGACGAGATCGTCTTCCACCAGCTGCTCGCCTGGCACCACTTCTACGACCGCTCCACCCCCTCGGTGGCGTTGCTCTCGGACGGGCTGCTGCACGCCGCCGAGGTGACCGCCCTGGTCGGCGGGTTCTTCTGGTTCGCCGACCTGCGTCGACGGAGCGCCCTCTCGAGCCGGCTGGCCTGGGGCGGCTTCCTGCTCGGCGCCGGAGGATTCCAGCTCTTCGACGGTGTGGTCGACCACAAGGTGCTCCGGCTGCACCAGATCCGCTACGGCGTACACCTGCTGCCGTACGACGTGCTGTGGATCGCGTCCGGCGCGGTGCTGCTGCTGGCGGGCGTCGTTGTCCTGTGGTGGGCCCGGTCCCGCCGGCCCGGCGCCGGCCCCCGATGA
- a CDS encoding class I SAM-dependent methyltransferase, producing MTEQHEFDKDYWERHWHQTHHDRPGAMSTSPAHPYLARETGGLVPGTALDAGCGAGAEAIWLATHGWQVTAVDIAPVALARAAERATGSGVSERVRWVEADLTAWAPETRFDLVTTHYAHPAMPQLAFYDRIAGWVAPGGTLLIVGHLHTSDATEQGHGHGHGHGHHPPDEAAVTLADITAGLDSATWEIVTAEEQRRTMPGREAPLYDVVVRAGRRQ from the coding sequence ATGACCGAGCAGCACGAGTTCGACAAGGACTACTGGGAGCGGCACTGGCACCAGACGCACCACGACCGCCCCGGCGCGATGAGCACGAGTCCCGCCCACCCGTACCTGGCCCGGGAGACCGGCGGCCTGGTGCCGGGCACGGCGTTGGACGCCGGGTGCGGCGCCGGCGCGGAGGCGATCTGGCTCGCCACCCACGGCTGGCAGGTCACCGCTGTCGACATCGCACCCGTCGCCCTCGCCCGGGCCGCCGAACGCGCGACGGGAAGCGGGGTCTCCGAGCGCGTGCGGTGGGTGGAGGCGGACCTGACGGCCTGGGCCCCGGAAACGCGGTTCGACCTGGTCACGACGCACTACGCGCACCCCGCGATGCCGCAGTTGGCCTTCTACGACCGCATCGCCGGGTGGGTGGCGCCCGGCGGCACCCTCCTGATCGTCGGACACCTGCACACCTCGGACGCCACCGAGCAGGGGCACGGACACGGCCACGGCCACGGGCACCACCCGCCCGACGAGGCAGCGGTCACCCTCGCGGACATCACCGCGGGCCTGGACAGCGCCACCTGGGAGATCGTCACCGCCGAGGAGCAGCGCCGCACGATGCCGGGCCGGGAGGCCCCGCTGTACGACGTGGTCGTACGCGCCGGGCGACGCCAGTGA
- a CDS encoding YciI family protein: MLLIWNRPGFTEELSEQDRTALFGEVDEIMKELTETGELIGGQALANPSQTLTVRLVDGNPEVLDGPFMESKEQFAGYLAVDCDSPQRAAEIAARWPDVRYGGAMEVRPIMDEAGTEM; encoded by the coding sequence ATGCTGCTGATCTGGAACCGGCCCGGCTTCACCGAGGAGCTGAGCGAGCAGGACCGCACCGCCCTCTTCGGTGAGGTCGACGAGATCATGAAGGAGCTGACCGAGACCGGCGAGCTGATCGGCGGCCAGGCGCTGGCCAATCCGTCGCAGACGTTGACGGTCCGGCTCGTGGACGGCAACCCCGAGGTTCTCGACGGCCCGTTCATGGAGAGCAAGGAGCAGTTCGCCGGTTACCTGGCCGTCGACTGCGACAGCCCGCAGCGGGCCGCCGAGATCGCCGCCCGCTGGCCGGACGTCCGGTACGGCGGCGCGATGGAGGTCCGCCCGATCATGGACGAGGCCGGGACGGAGATGTGA
- a CDS encoding cytochrome c oxidase assembly protein, protein MTVAGPLAHAGHGAAGPAWFPLFPVALLAVGYVLAAVRDPRGWDHRRTASWLVGCALLAVAVGPPAQLADDPRGHVAQHLLLGMLAPLGLVLAAPVTLLLRVAPPPVRRAVGRLLRARPLHLLAHPVTAALLTTGGLALVLLTPLYAEAERQPVLHHAVHLHYLAAGYLFAWSLAGPDPAPRRPGLAVRTGALLGAAAGHAVLAKYLYAKAESLPPGLTDRDPEAFRSAAQLMYYGGDLAELLLAAALFATWYHSRRPRPSPSPPPSPAPSPLIKKFASPEGDSLTQTS, encoded by the coding sequence ATGACGGTGGCCGGGCCGCTGGCGCACGCCGGGCACGGTGCGGCCGGCCCGGCCTGGTTCCCGCTCTTCCCGGTCGCGTTGCTGGCGGTCGGCTACGTGCTGGCCGCCGTCCGCGACCCACGGGGCTGGGACCACCGGCGCACCGCATCCTGGCTGGTCGGCTGCGCCCTGCTGGCGGTCGCCGTCGGGCCGCCGGCCCAACTCGCCGACGACCCGCGCGGGCACGTGGCGCAGCACCTGCTGCTCGGCATGCTGGCCCCGCTGGGGCTGGTGCTCGCCGCCCCGGTGACGCTGCTGCTGCGGGTCGCGCCGCCGCCGGTACGCCGGGCGGTCGGCCGGCTGCTGCGCGCCCGCCCGCTGCACCTGCTCGCCCACCCGGTCACCGCCGCGCTGCTGACCACCGGCGGGTTGGCGTTGGTGCTGCTCACCCCGCTGTACGCGGAGGCCGAACGGCAACCCGTCCTGCACCACGCCGTGCACCTGCACTACCTGGCCGCCGGGTACCTCTTCGCCTGGTCGTTGGCCGGGCCGGACCCGGCACCGCGCCGCCCGGGACTAGCGGTACGCACCGGTGCGCTCCTCGGCGCGGCGGCCGGCCACGCCGTGCTGGCCAAGTACCTGTACGCAAAGGCCGAAAGCCTCCCGCCCGGCCTCACCGACCGGGACCCGGAAGCGTTCCGCTCAGCCGCCCAACTCATGTACTACGGCGGCGACCTGGCCGAGCTGCTCCTGGCGGCAGCCCTCTTCGCCACCTGGTACCACTCCCGCCGCCCCCGCCCGTCTCCGTCTCCGCCCCCGTCTCCGGCTCCGTCTCCGCTGATCAAGAAGTTTGCGTCACCGGAAGGCGATTCCTTGACGCAAACCTCTTGA
- a CDS encoding alpha/beta hydrolase gives MLRVRKSAVGWAVALALTAAGLTPASPAAARPQPAPTIDWRPCATDNSAECGTLSLPVDWNQPRGERFDLSLARRVAKPATREGTLIFGPGGPGDSGVDRVVNGSSRFSDDLRARFDIVSFDPRGTGDSHPVVCARDLLARQPQLIADQAQFDAVLADNALLRADCRARTGSLYDHVDTTSAARDLDAVRVALGERQLTFHGSSYGTLLGQRYAELYPDRVRAMVLEATMDHSVDTRAFLDSQAVTAEDAFDEFLAWCARSADCVLNGRDFRAIWAGLHARAERGSLTDPDQAGAALAPFELSRLAHKKLYDTWRWPGLAEWIVRLERTATTPSAPALADEAVAPYPFAVFCQDWSLPVRDYSEYAGHLRRAARLAPDLRYPQALFALVTCLGTPTPVANPQHRLRVRTDVPLLLAATVHDPATGYDWARNVARQLGRHGAMLTYQGWGHGSYSSSPCVQRAVDSYLIDQVVPARGANCPAVEPEV, from the coding sequence ATGCTGCGCGTACGCAAATCCGCAGTCGGCTGGGCGGTCGCCCTGGCCCTCACGGCCGCCGGCCTGACCCCGGCGAGCCCGGCCGCCGCCCGACCACAGCCCGCCCCGACTATCGACTGGCGGCCCTGCGCCACCGACAACAGCGCCGAGTGCGGCACCCTGTCGCTGCCGGTGGACTGGAACCAACCCCGGGGTGAGCGCTTCGACCTGTCGCTGGCCCGCCGGGTCGCCAAGCCGGCCACCCGGGAAGGCACGCTGATCTTCGGCCCCGGCGGGCCGGGCGACAGCGGTGTCGACCGGGTCGTGAACGGCAGCTCCCGGTTCAGCGACGACCTGCGTGCCCGGTTCGACATCGTCAGCTTCGACCCCCGCGGCACCGGCGACAGCCACCCGGTGGTCTGTGCCCGGGACCTGCTCGCCCGGCAACCGCAGCTGATCGCCGACCAGGCCCAGTTCGATGCCGTCCTGGCCGACAACGCGCTGCTGCGCGCCGACTGCCGGGCCCGCACCGGGTCTCTCTACGACCACGTCGACACCACAAGCGCCGCCCGCGACCTGGACGCGGTCCGCGTCGCGCTCGGCGAACGGCAGCTGACCTTCCACGGCAGCTCGTACGGCACCCTGCTCGGGCAGCGGTACGCCGAGCTGTACCCCGACCGGGTCCGGGCCATGGTCCTGGAGGCCACGATGGACCACAGCGTCGACACCCGCGCCTTCCTCGACAGCCAGGCCGTCACCGCGGAGGATGCGTTCGACGAGTTCCTGGCCTGGTGCGCCCGCTCGGCCGACTGCGTCCTGAACGGTCGGGACTTCCGGGCGATCTGGGCCGGGCTGCACGCCCGGGCCGAGCGTGGCTCGCTGACCGACCCGGACCAGGCCGGGGCCGCGCTCGCCCCGTTCGAGCTGAGCCGCCTTGCCCACAAGAAGCTCTACGACACGTGGCGGTGGCCGGGGCTGGCCGAGTGGATCGTCCGACTGGAGCGCACCGCCACCACGCCGAGCGCCCCCGCGCTGGCGGACGAGGCCGTGGCTCCGTACCCCTTCGCTGTCTTCTGTCAGGACTGGAGCCTGCCGGTCCGCGACTACAGCGAGTACGCCGGACACCTGCGCCGGGCGGCCCGGCTCGCGCCGGACCTGCGCTACCCGCAGGCGCTGTTCGCCCTGGTCACCTGCCTGGGCACCCCGACGCCGGTGGCCAACCCGCAGCATCGGCTACGGGTCCGCACCGACGTGCCGCTGCTGCTCGCCGCCACAGTGCACGACCCGGCCACGGGCTACGACTGGGCGCGCAACGTGGCGCGACAGTTGGGCCGGCACGGCGCGATGCTCACCTACCAGGGGTGGGGGCACGGCAGCTACAGCAGCAGCCCGTGCGTGCAACGAGCCGTCGACTCCTACCTGATCGACCAGGTGGTGCCCGCCCGGGGCGCCAACTGCCCGGCCGTCGAACCCGAGGTGTGA
- a CDS encoding DUF2786 domain-containing protein, translated as MPDADELVANALAAVRGTDVRQAERQLDQLMVGTGAADGTTAVDAALLRRLVRGLGRLWPRGWQPVDVDRITSRRLDARAARLVRAAMAAQRRDQTEPVPAWWDDQLRDLAATETGADRSVLAGWASREGLDRADALRAAVDTLALVESLPPIAVLRPPPGTSGAALPRTAGSARSGSPMLDRVRALLAKAESTTFPAEAEALTGKAQELIARHSIDEALLAAGSERGDLPGGVRLSTDTPYAGAKALLVQEVAAANRCEAVWSDDLGFATVLGWPADLVAVELLYTSLLVQATAAMLRGRAERRPGSGRRTKVWDESFLNAFALRIGERLRAATEAATDAADQATAETVGAERLLPVLAARGEAVRERLDTLFPGVTRHRLSVRDAEGWSSGTSAADRASLDVGGGRKPRQVPGRPDPR; from the coding sequence GTGCCGGACGCGGACGAACTCGTCGCCAACGCGCTCGCGGCGGTGCGCGGCACTGACGTACGGCAGGCCGAACGGCAGCTGGACCAACTGATGGTCGGCACCGGCGCCGCAGACGGCACCACTGCGGTGGACGCCGCGCTGCTGCGTCGCCTGGTCCGCGGCCTGGGCCGACTCTGGCCGCGCGGTTGGCAGCCGGTCGACGTGGACCGGATCACCAGTCGGCGGCTCGACGCCCGCGCGGCCCGGCTGGTCCGTGCCGCGATGGCCGCCCAGCGGCGCGATCAGACCGAGCCGGTCCCGGCCTGGTGGGACGACCAGCTCCGCGATCTGGCGGCCACCGAGACTGGTGCCGACCGGAGCGTGCTCGCCGGCTGGGCCAGTCGGGAGGGCCTGGACCGGGCCGACGCGCTCCGCGCGGCCGTGGACACTCTCGCGCTGGTGGAGAGCCTGCCGCCGATCGCTGTGCTGCGCCCACCGCCGGGCACGAGCGGCGCGGCGCTGCCCCGCACGGCAGGCTCGGCTCGCAGCGGGTCGCCGATGCTGGACCGGGTACGGGCGCTGCTGGCCAAGGCCGAGTCGACCACCTTCCCGGCGGAGGCGGAGGCGCTGACCGGGAAGGCCCAGGAGCTGATCGCCCGGCACAGCATCGACGAGGCGCTGCTGGCCGCCGGGTCGGAGCGCGGGGACCTGCCCGGCGGGGTACGACTGAGCACCGACACCCCGTACGCGGGCGCGAAGGCGCTGCTGGTGCAGGAGGTGGCGGCGGCGAACCGGTGCGAGGCGGTCTGGTCCGACGATCTCGGCTTCGCCACGGTGCTGGGCTGGCCGGCCGATCTGGTGGCTGTGGAGTTGCTCTACACGTCCCTGCTGGTGCAGGCCACGGCGGCGATGCTGCGGGGGCGTGCCGAGCGGCGGCCGGGGTCGGGGCGGCGGACGAAGGTCTGGGACGAGTCGTTCCTCAACGCGTTCGCGCTGCGGATCGGCGAGCGGCTGCGGGCGGCCACCGAGGCGGCGACCGACGCGGCGGACCAGGCGACGGCCGAGACGGTAGGGGCGGAACGACTGTTGCCGGTGCTCGCGGCGCGGGGCGAGGCGGTCCGGGAACGGCTGGACACGCTCTTTCCCGGCGTCACCCGGCACCGGCTCAGCGTGCGCGACGCGGAAGGCTGGTCGTCCGGCACGTCGGCCGCCGACCGGGCGTCGCTGGACGTCGGCGGTGGCCGGAAGCCCCGACAGGTGCCCGGCCGACCCGATCCGCGCTGA
- a CDS encoding RNA polymerase sigma factor: protein MTGDRTVEDLLRTFAPQVLGLLVRRHGQFDRCEDAVQEALLAAATQWPGQGVPDNPRAWLLTVATRRLTDEWRSESARRDRELAVARREPAYAGVVPAADAEPAVPADDDTLTLLFLCCHPALPGSAQVALTLRAVGGLSTAQIARAHLVPEATMSQRIRRAKQRIEAAGARFTMPGPAERDERLGTVLRVLYLIFNEGYTASSGPDLRRAELTGEAIRLARILRGLLPDDGEVTGLLALMLLTDAHRAARVGPDGELVPLAEQDRSRWDAAAIAEGVALITEALTWSPPGPYQLQAAIAAVHAEASTAAETDWRQIVALYRLLARIAPNPMVTLNQAVAVAMVDGPRAGLALLTPLDLDERTAGHHRLAAVRGHLLELAGDVGAAREAYLAAARGTTSRPEQRYLEVRAARLTG from the coding sequence GTGACCGGGGACCGGACGGTCGAGGACCTGCTGCGCACGTTCGCGCCGCAGGTCCTCGGCCTGCTGGTCCGCCGGCACGGACAGTTCGACAGGTGCGAGGACGCGGTCCAGGAGGCGCTGCTCGCCGCCGCGACGCAGTGGCCCGGCCAGGGCGTACCCGACAATCCTCGCGCCTGGTTGCTGACGGTGGCCACCCGCCGGCTCACCGACGAGTGGCGCAGTGAGAGCGCGCGCCGGGACCGCGAGCTGGCGGTGGCGCGGCGCGAGCCGGCGTACGCCGGGGTGGTGCCGGCGGCGGACGCGGAGCCCGCCGTTCCGGCCGACGACGACACCCTCACGCTGCTGTTCCTCTGCTGCCACCCGGCGCTGCCCGGGTCGGCGCAGGTGGCGCTGACCCTGCGAGCGGTAGGCGGTCTCAGCACCGCCCAGATCGCCCGGGCGCACCTGGTGCCCGAGGCGACGATGAGCCAACGGATCCGGCGGGCCAAGCAGCGGATCGAGGCCGCCGGGGCCCGGTTCACCATGCCCGGGCCGGCCGAGCGGGACGAGCGGCTGGGAACGGTGCTGCGGGTGCTCTACCTGATCTTCAATGAGGGCTACACCGCGTCCAGTGGCCCGGACCTGCGCCGGGCGGAGCTGACCGGCGAGGCGATCCGGCTGGCTCGCATCCTGCGCGGGCTGCTGCCCGACGACGGCGAGGTGACCGGGCTGCTGGCGCTGATGCTGCTGACCGACGCGCACCGGGCGGCCCGGGTGGGGCCGGACGGGGAGTTGGTGCCGCTGGCCGAGCAGGACCGCTCCCGGTGGGACGCCGCCGCCATCGCGGAGGGGGTCGCGCTGATCACCGAGGCGTTGACCTGGTCGCCGCCCGGCCCGTACCAGCTCCAGGCGGCGATCGCCGCTGTGCACGCCGAGGCGTCGACGGCGGCGGAGACGGACTGGCGGCAGATCGTCGCGCTCTACCGGCTGCTGGCGCGGATCGCGCCGAACCCGATGGTCACCCTCAACCAGGCGGTGGCGGTGGCCATGGTCGACGGGCCCCGGGCCGGGCTGGCACTGCTCACGCCGTTGGATCTCGACGAACGCACGGCCGGACACCACCGGCTGGCCGCCGTCCGGGGTCACCTGTTGGAGCTGGCCGGGGATGTCGGCGCGGCGCGGGAGGCGTACCTGGCCGCGGCGCGGGGCACCACCAGCCGGCCCGAGCAGCGGTACCTGGAGGTGCGGGCGGCCCGGCTGACCGGGTAG
- a CDS encoding CaiB/BaiF CoA transferase family protein, giving the protein MTAARGGPLAGVRVVELASLAPAPFGCMVLADLGADVVRVDRPGAPGAGRLAAPTSGPLQRGRRVTALDLKSPAGVADLLRLAERADVLVEAYRPGVAERLGFGPDVCQARNPRLVYARMTGWGQDGPLAARAGHDIDYIAVAGALEPLGRAGERPYAPMNLLGDFGGGGMLLAVGVLAALLERERSGVGQVVDAAMVDGSALLTSFLHGLLGTGLWAAPRGRNMFDGGAPFYDTYATADGGFMAVGAMEPAFYAVLLTGLDLADDPDLPAQYDPSGWDELRHRFTERFAERTRDEWTAVFADLDACVAPVLAPSEAHGHPHNAARGTFVEVGGEIQPAPAPRFDRTPADRPAPAPDPERDAVAIEEVLANWQ; this is encoded by the coding sequence GTGACGGCGGCGCGCGGCGGGCCGCTGGCCGGGGTACGGGTCGTCGAGCTGGCCAGCCTCGCGCCGGCGCCGTTCGGCTGCATGGTGCTCGCCGACCTGGGCGCGGACGTGGTGCGGGTGGACCGGCCGGGCGCCCCGGGAGCGGGCCGGCTGGCCGCACCCACCAGCGGGCCGTTGCAACGCGGACGGCGGGTCACCGCACTGGACCTGAAATCCCCGGCCGGGGTGGCCGACCTGCTGCGCCTCGCCGAACGCGCGGACGTGCTGGTCGAGGCGTACCGGCCCGGGGTGGCCGAGCGGCTCGGCTTCGGGCCGGACGTGTGCCAGGCCCGCAACCCCCGACTGGTGTACGCGCGGATGACCGGCTGGGGTCAGGACGGCCCGCTGGCAGCCCGGGCCGGGCACGACATCGACTACATCGCGGTGGCCGGAGCGTTGGAGCCGCTGGGGCGGGCCGGCGAACGCCCGTACGCGCCGATGAACCTGCTCGGTGACTTCGGCGGCGGCGGCATGCTGCTCGCCGTCGGTGTGCTGGCCGCGCTGCTGGAGCGGGAGCGCTCCGGCGTCGGCCAGGTGGTCGACGCGGCGATGGTGGACGGCTCGGCGCTGCTCACCTCGTTCCTGCACGGGCTGCTCGGCACCGGCCTGTGGGCCGCCCCGCGCGGGCGCAACATGTTCGACGGTGGGGCGCCGTTCTACGACACGTACGCCACCGCCGACGGTGGATTCATGGCGGTCGGCGCGATGGAACCGGCCTTCTACGCCGTACTCCTCACCGGCCTCGACCTCGCCGACGACCCGGACCTGCCCGCCCAGTACGACCCGAGCGGTTGGGACGAACTGCGCCACCGGTTCACCGAGCGGTTCGCCGAGCGCACCCGGGACGAGTGGACGGCGGTCTTCGCCGACCTGGACGCCTGCGTCGCGCCGGTGCTCGCCCCCAGCGAGGCGCATGGGCATCCGCACAACGCGGCCCGGGGCACGTTCGTCGAGGTGGGCGGCGAGATCCAGCCGGCCCCCGCACCCCGCTTCGACCGCACGCCGGCCGACCGCCCGGCACCGGCACCGGACCCGGAGCGGGACGCCGTGGCGATCGAGGAGGTCCTCGCCAACTGGCAGTGA